A portion of the Algisphaera agarilytica genome contains these proteins:
- a CDS encoding sulfatase-like hydrolase/transferase, giving the protein MYVSERLITKHCFYSLAADFEAVLIQVASMTKLWPGCVFGLVSVLSAVGNGGQAVAQPNVIVIVADDAGYADWGFMDGVDGSNPTPSPIPTPNLDALAARGVKFSRAYVGQSCQPTRAAIITGGYQNRIGNEVVGNNIQGLPASATTLWDRMGGQGYTTGAIGKWHLGSVAGPQGNRPETQGVDEFYGIWHGSRNYNLGNTNLQPTQLLREVITQPNGTFTDTVIEGNHRGEYFTNTMGDFAVDFITDHHDDAEPFVLYQSFTAPHTPLQNSPDFNDPRIAGLSGIQKTYASMMLTMDKEIGRMMDRLDDPNGDGNSSDSIKDDTLVIFVNDNGGAHSGSSSPNGADNGLLRAGKGSSFEGGIRVPMIIAGAGVDAAVHGTTYDKNVHGVDILPTAFAAAGGTFGPGDTGIDGVNLLPFINGTDTSDPHEVLVNRHRKQFAVIKGDLRLVNNGGSSTSNHQLYNVATDIGQTNNIAGSNPALVAELERDLTHHEVEFDKQRYAILGQTAEATINTFDHFVFNPTQGGGAGGDLTIIDGATGDGDFEAPGAGSGSLNFTNHANWFNAGGTETINFSSTTQTNGSSQAGSRAAMPFQDRTQVNNTGHTVATAGETFSLTYDFGAGGALANWNGDETMRVFLFTSPVAVDGSLDTGDITEIASTSYAVDRANDGQWTTFSANNFYTTTAADIGKELFLGMVFEDLSGSTLFPRLDVLSLSATVQSTPSTATNWSSSEGWFEGGTSNVETMFNSDAFAGAVLEFGTTDAFSYISNNDMVRETGLEFMLNKMILSGTFGGASNQTATIQGNELLFTDDLDGNGPEIAVNATNDGANSFAYGIDLDVVMYDNLTVGGDGDVSVTINGQIRDYYDPRNLTKSGTSTVVLAGSNAYEGDTIVEGGTLTITSAYLEESADVYLTTGAVFDLDFAGIDSIDELFFDGVSQAIGTWGSIGSGADNESAFFNGTGLLLVSTIAILAGDYNDDGSVDAADYTVWADNFGSTTLLDADGNNDGVVDAADYTIWADNFGASRASAQGLLIPEPCTAIVLFAGLLGLSRRR; this is encoded by the coding sequence TTGTATGTCAGTGAAAGACTCATAACGAAACACTGTTTTTATTCATTGGCGGCGGACTTCGAGGCCGTCCTCATCCAGGTAGCATCTATGACAAAACTATGGCCCGGTTGCGTGTTCGGTTTGGTTTCCGTTCTTTCTGCGGTGGGGAACGGCGGACAGGCGGTAGCGCAACCCAATGTCATCGTGATCGTCGCCGACGACGCGGGCTATGCAGACTGGGGATTCATGGATGGCGTGGACGGCAGCAACCCGACCCCAAGCCCTATTCCGACGCCGAACCTCGATGCGTTGGCGGCCCGGGGGGTCAAATTCTCGCGGGCCTACGTTGGACAGTCCTGCCAACCAACAAGGGCGGCGATTATCACCGGTGGCTACCAGAACCGTATCGGCAACGAAGTTGTCGGGAACAACATTCAAGGTTTGCCGGCGAGCGCGACCACGCTGTGGGACCGGATGGGCGGCCAGGGCTACACGACCGGCGCGATTGGCAAGTGGCACCTCGGCAGCGTCGCAGGGCCGCAGGGCAATCGCCCCGAGACCCAGGGCGTTGATGAGTTCTACGGCATCTGGCACGGCTCGCGGAACTACAACCTTGGCAACACAAACCTGCAACCAACGCAACTGCTTCGCGAAGTCATTACCCAACCCAACGGGACTTTCACGGACACCGTGATCGAAGGCAACCATCGCGGCGAATACTTCACCAACACGATGGGCGACTTCGCCGTCGATTTCATCACCGACCACCACGATGACGCCGAGCCGTTCGTACTCTACCAGTCGTTCACGGCTCCGCATACACCGCTGCAAAATTCGCCGGATTTTAACGACCCGCGTATCGCGGGCTTGTCTGGCATCCAGAAGACCTATGCGTCGATGATGCTGACGATGGACAAAGAGATCGGCCGGATGATGGACCGTCTCGATGACCCTAACGGCGACGGCAATTCCAGCGACAGCATCAAGGATGATACGCTGGTGATCTTCGTAAACGATAACGGCGGCGCGCACTCTGGCTCATCTTCGCCCAACGGTGCAGACAATGGCCTGCTGCGGGCGGGGAAGGGGTCCTCGTTCGAGGGCGGCATCCGCGTCCCGATGATTATCGCGGGGGCCGGTGTCGACGCCGCAGTCCACGGCACGACCTACGACAAGAATGTACACGGTGTGGATATCCTGCCCACCGCATTCGCCGCCGCGGGTGGAACCTTCGGACCCGGTGACACTGGGATCGACGGCGTCAACCTACTGCCCTTCATCAATGGTACGGACACCTCCGACCCTCACGAGGTACTTGTCAACCGCCACCGTAAGCAGTTCGCCGTCATAAAAGGCGATCTCCGGCTGGTGAATAACGGCGGAAGCTCAACGAGCAATCATCAGCTATACAACGTCGCCACTGACATCGGCCAGACCAACAATATCGCCGGGTCGAACCCGGCCCTGGTCGCTGAGCTCGAGCGTGACCTCACCCATCATGAGGTCGAGTTCGACAAGCAGCGCTATGCGATCCTCGGCCAAACTGCAGAGGCCACGATCAACACCTTTGATCACTTTGTTTTTAACCCGACCCAGGGCGGCGGGGCCGGGGGCGACTTAACCATCATCGACGGCGCTACCGGTGACGGCGATTTCGAGGCCCCAGGGGCTGGATCTGGCTCGCTGAACTTTACGAACCACGCCAACTGGTTCAACGCCGGTGGGACAGAGACGATCAACTTCTCCAGCACCACCCAGACCAACGGAAGCTCGCAAGCGGGCTCACGGGCCGCGATGCCATTTCAAGACCGGACGCAGGTCAACAACACCGGGCATACCGTTGCAACGGCCGGCGAGACCTTCTCCCTGACCTACGACTTCGGGGCTGGCGGAGCCCTCGCTAACTGGAACGGAGACGAGACCATGCGGGTCTTCCTCTTCACCTCACCGGTCGCGGTAGACGGCTCGCTCGATACAGGAGACATCACCGAGATCGCGAGCACCAGCTACGCCGTTGACCGAGCCAACGATGGTCAGTGGACGACTTTCTCCGCCAACAACTTCTACACCACCACAGCGGCCGACATCGGCAAGGAGCTATTCCTTGGCATGGTATTTGAGGACCTGAGTGGAAGTACGCTCTTCCCCCGACTCGACGTTTTGTCGCTGTCCGCCACGGTGCAGAGCACACCGTCGACGGCTACCAACTGGTCGAGCAGCGAAGGATGGTTTGAAGGCGGTACGTCTAACGTCGAAACAATGTTCAACTCCGATGCCTTCGCTGGTGCGGTACTGGAATTTGGAACGACTGACGCCTTCAGCTACATCTCGAATAACGATATGGTCCGCGAGACGGGGCTGGAGTTCATGTTGAATAAGATGATCCTCAGCGGCACTTTCGGCGGCGCGTCGAACCAGACGGCGACAATCCAGGGCAACGAGCTACTCTTCACCGACGACCTCGACGGGAACGGACCGGAGATAGCAGTTAACGCAACCAACGACGGGGCCAACAGCTTCGCCTACGGCATCGATCTAGACGTGGTCATGTACGATAACCTCACTGTAGGCGGCGACGGCGACGTGTCGGTGACGATTAACGGTCAGATCCGCGACTACTACGATCCTCGGAACCTGACCAAGTCGGGAACCAGTACCGTGGTCCTTGCGGGCAGCAACGCTTACGAAGGCGATACGATCGTTGAAGGTGGTACGCTGACCATCACGTCGGCATACCTAGAGGAATCGGCTGACGTCTACCTGACCACGGGTGCGGTTTTCGACTTGGATTTCGCCGGAATCGACTCGATCGATGAACTGTTCTTTGATGGTGTGTCTCAGGCCATCGGTACCTGGGGTTCGATCGGCTCCGGGGCCGACAATGAGTCGGCCTTCTTCAACGGCACAGGTCTGCTTCTGGTCAGCACGATCGCGATCCTCGCCGGCGATTACAACGATGACGGCAGCGTGGATGCGGCGGACTATACGGTCTGGGCCGACAACTTCGGCTCAACTACGCTGCTCGATGCCGACGGCAACAATGACGGCGTGGTCGATGCGGCGGACTACACGATCTGGGCAGATAATTTCGGGGCCAGCAGAGCATCGGCCCAAGGCTTGTTGATCCCCGAGCCTTGCACGGCGATTGTGTTGTTCGCCGGTTTGTTAGGTCTATCGCGCAGACGGTAA